TGCCGTAAAACTGGAAGGCGAATCTTATGAAGCGGTATCCGCAATAATCAAGTGCGGTATACCCGTACTTGGGCACTTGGGGCTTACACCTCAGACAGCAGTAGAGTTTAAGGTGCAGGGAAAAAATGCCGAAGCCGCAAAGGCTATAGCGGATGCGGCAAGGCGGCTGGAACGCTTGGGATGTTTTAGTATAGTCCTGGAATGCATCCCGTCCGAGCTCGCAGAAATAATAACTTCAAATATATCTATTCCGACCATAGGAATAGGCGCGGGCCCGGCATGCGACGGACAAGTCCTTGTGCTTAATGATTTGCTTGGCATGTTCGATAGATTTATGCCGAAATTTGCCAAGAAATACGCCGATGTCGGCGCGATAGCAAAAGAGGCAGTTTCCCGATATAAAGAGGAAGTCGAAAAAGGCATTTTTCCGAAAAAAGAGAATAGCTTCACAATGCGAAAAGAAGAACTGGAAAAGATAAAATGAGGAAGATGATATGAAAATAGTTATTGTGGCACCCGGCGCCTTGGGGCTATTGCTGGCGGCCAGCTTATCGCGTACAAAAAATGATGTTTGGGTGCTTGACAAAAACGCGGGAAGGGCAAAGAAGATCCGAGAAGACGGCATCAAGGTGGAGAATTCGGGAAGCGGCTCGCGCGTCAAGGTGAATGCCTCTTCCGAGGCCAAAGATATCGGCTTGG
Above is a genomic segment from Candidatus Omnitrophota bacterium containing:
- the panB gene encoding 3-methyl-2-oxobutanoate hydroxymethyltransferase translates to MVEKKVTILDIQNKKRSGKKITMLTAYDYFLAKIVDEAGIDVVLVGDSLGMVVLGYESTVNVTMDDMIRHTQAARRGIKRSLLIGDMPYKSFETVEAAAKNAKRFVEEAGCDAVKLEGESYEAVSAIIKCGIPVLGHLGLTPQTAVEFKVQGKNAEAAKAIADAARRLERLGCFSIVLECIPSELAEIITSNISIPTIGIGAGPACDGQVLVLNDLLGMFDRFMPKFAKKYADVGAIAKEAVSRYKEEVEKGIFPKKENSFTMRKEELEKIK